In Bradyrhizobium sp. 200, the sequence GTCAGACAAGAACGGCCGGCCGACACAAGGCCGTCGAGGCGGCGGGTTTTGATTGTGCGACCGCATTCCAGAAGATGACGCTCGACTGCGTCGCGGCTATCAAGGCTCATCACAGCAGTGCGTGCGCCGGCGATGCCGAGGCGGTGCATCAGATCCGGGTTGCGATCACGCGGTTGCGCGCCGCCGTGGCGTTCTTCGGGCCGATCGTGATCGATGCCGAATGGCGGCATCTGAAGAAGGAAATCGCCTGGCTGAACGGCCCGCTCGGCACCGCGCGCGACAGCGATGTCGTCGTGGAATATGCGCGCCGCAAGCGATACCGGGCATGGTCGCAGCGCGTGATCGGCGAGCACCTCGATCAGCGCCAGATGCGGGATCACCGCAGCCTGGTGCGCTGCCTGCGCTCCGTTCGTACGCAACGCCTGGTCACCGCAATGACGAGCTGGATCAGGCAAGGACCGTGGCTGGAGCGCTACAAGCGGCGCAAGGACGCGGAAGCTCTGCAATCCTATTGCGCAGGCAAACTCAA encodes:
- a CDS encoding CHAD domain-containing protein, which codes for MRNGQTRTAGRHKAVEAAGFDCATAFQKMTLDCVAAIKAHHSSACAGDAEAVHQIRVAITRLRAAVAFFGPIVIDAEWRHLKKEIAWLNGPLGTARDSDVVVEYARRKRYRAWSQRVIGEHLDQRQMRDHRSLVRCLRSVRTQRLVTAMTSWIRQGPWLERYKRRKDAEALQSYCAGKLNRWHQRLVRKGRHLKTLGASRRHRLRIKAKRFRYMLEALTDTVALWGRDEFHHLHRPAKRLQRTLGDMRDLERFAGLADGPPKAEDGRRGEKHPPGFRDRREKLLDAAMAAYRDLKHAGAC